The sequence ACAGGGACGCAGCGCATGACGATCCAGCAGAACACCTTCCGCTCCGGTCCGGACGAGCGCGGCCATTTCGGTATTTTCGGCGGCCGCTACGTCGCCGAGACCTTGATGCCGCTGATCCTCGATCTCGAGCAGGCCTACAAGGATGCCAAGGCCGATCCCGCCTTCCAGGCCGAGATCGACAATCTCAACACCCATTACACCGGCCGGCCCTCGCCGCTCTATTTCGCCGAGCGCCTGACGGCCGAGCTCGGCGGCGCGAAGATCTATTTCAAGCGCGACGAGCTCAACCACACCGGCAGCCACAAGATCAACAACTGCCTCGGCCAGATCCTGCTGGCCCGTCGCATGGGCAAGACCCGCATCATCGCCGAGACCGGCGCCGGCCAGCACGGCGTCGCCACCGCCACCGTCTGCGCCCGCTTCGGCCTTCCCTGCGTCGTCTACATGGGCGCCACGGACGTCGAGCGGCAGAAGCCCAACGTCTTCCGCATGAAGCTGCTCGGCGCGGAGATCGTCCCGGTCACCGCCGGTGCCGGCACGCTCAAGGACGCGATGAACGAGGCGCTGCGCGACTGGGTGACCAATGTCGCCGACACCTACTACCTGATCGGCACCGCCGCCGGTCCCCATCCCTATCCGGAGATGGTGCGCGACTTCCAGTCGGTGATCGGCACGGAAACCCGCGAGCAGATCATGCAGGCCGAAGGCCGCCTGCCGGATGCCATCGTCGCCGCCGTCGGCGGCGGCTCCAATGCCATCGGCCTTTTCCATCCCTTCCTCGACGATCCGCAGGTCGCCATCTACGGCGTCGAGGCGGGCGGCAAGGGGCTGGAGGGCGAGGAGCACTGCGCCTCGCTCAACGCCGGCAAGCCCGGCGTGCTGCATGGCAACCGCACCTACCTGCTGCAGGACGACGACGGCCAGATCCTCGAGGGTCACTCGATCTCCGCCGGCCTCGACTATCCGGGCATCGGGCCGGAGCATTCCTGGCTGCGCGACACCGGCCGCGTCACCTATGTGCCGGCGACCGACAATGAGGCGATGGAGGCCTTCCAGCTGCTGACCCGCGTCGAGGGCATCATCCCGGCGTTGGAGCCGGCCCATGCGCTGGCCCAGGTGATGAAGCTGGCCCCGACCATGGACAAGGACCAGATCATCGTCATCAACCTGTGCGGGCGCGGCGACAAGGACGTGTTCACGGTCGGCAAGCTGCTCGGCTTCGACCTGTAAGCCCTCTTGGGCGACCCTTGAAAAAAGGCCCCGGCGATCTCCTCGCCGGGGCC comes from Stappia sp. 28M-7 and encodes:
- the trpB gene encoding tryptophan synthase subunit beta — translated: MTIQQNTFRSGPDERGHFGIFGGRYVAETLMPLILDLEQAYKDAKADPAFQAEIDNLNTHYTGRPSPLYFAERLTAELGGAKIYFKRDELNHTGSHKINNCLGQILLARRMGKTRIIAETGAGQHGVATATVCARFGLPCVVYMGATDVERQKPNVFRMKLLGAEIVPVTAGAGTLKDAMNEALRDWVTNVADTYYLIGTAAGPHPYPEMVRDFQSVIGTETREQIMQAEGRLPDAIVAAVGGGSNAIGLFHPFLDDPQVAIYGVEAGGKGLEGEEHCASLNAGKPGVLHGNRTYLLQDDDGQILEGHSISAGLDYPGIGPEHSWLRDTGRVTYVPATDNEAMEAFQLLTRVEGIIPALEPAHALAQVMKLAPTMDKDQIIVINLCGRGDKDVFTVGKLLGFDL